The Ramlibacter algicola genome segment CGATTTCCTGGGCGACCCGTACAACGCGCGGTTCGCCACCATCGTGGCCAACGTCTGGCGCGGCGTGCCCTTCGTGGCCATCACGCTGCTGGCCGGGCTGCAGACCATCTCGCCTTCGCTGTACGAAGCCGGCGCCATCGACGGCGCCAGCGGCTGGCAGCGGTTCCGCTTCATCACGCTGCCGCTGCTGACGCCCATCATCGCGGTGGTGATGACGTTCTCGGTGCTGTTCACGTTCACCGACTTCCAGCTGATCTACGTGCTGACGCGCGGCGGCCCGCTCAACGCCACGCACCTGATGGCCACGCTGTCGTTCCAGCGCGCCATCCCGGGCGGCGCGCTCGGCGAGGGCGCCGCCATCGCGGTGGCGATGATCCCGTTCCTGCTGGCGTCCATCCTCTTCTCCTACTTCGGGCTGCAGCGCCGTGCGTGGCAGCAAGGCGGCAGCGACAAATGACAAACAAGGTCGACCACGACAACGAGGGGATGGGGTTCCTGACCTCGCTGCCCCGCCAGATGGTGGTGACGTGGCTGCCGCTGGGCATCTTCGTGTTCGTGCTGCTGTTCCCGTTCTACTGGATGGCGATCACGTCGTTCAAGCCTGACAACGAACTGCTCTCGCGCGAGGGCAACCCGTTCTGGGTGATCAACCCGACGCTGGCGCACTTCAACAAGCTGCTGTTCCACACCTCGTACCCCGAGTGGCTGTGGAACACGATGGTGGTGTCGGTGGTGTCCACCTTCGTGTCGCTGCTGGCTTCGGTGATGGCCGCGTACTCGATCGAGCGGCTGCGCTTCCGCGGCT includes the following:
- a CDS encoding carbohydrate ABC transporter permease is translated as MLPAAVLLLLFLTYPLGLGVWLGFTDTKIGRGGGWIGLENYQFLWGDSVTRLALFNTLFYTVVASIVKFVLGLWLAILLNEKIPFKTFFRTVILLPYIVPTALSAIAFWWIYDSQFSIISWVLVKTGLISTYIDFLGDPYNARFATIVANVWRGVPFVAITLLAGLQTISPSLYEAGAIDGASGWQRFRFITLPLLTPIIAVVMTFSVLFTFTDFQLIYVLTRGGPLNATHLMATLSFQRAIPGGALGEGAAIAVAMIPFLLASILFSYFGLQRRAWQQGGSDK